One Beggiatoa leptomitoformis DNA segment encodes these proteins:
- the ettA gene encoding energy-dependent translational throttle protein EttA: MAQYIYTMNRVGKVVPPKREILKDISLSFFPGAKIGILGLNGSGKSTLLRIMAGEDNDYIGEARPQTGIRIGYLAQEPRLNPDKDVRGNVEEGVGEVKALLNRFDEVSMKFAEPMSDDEMNALLEEQGRLQDAIDALGGWEIERTLEIAADALRLPAWDAEINKLSGGEKRRVALCRLLLSAPDMLLLDEPTNHLDAESVAWLERFLQDYKGTVIAITHDRYFLDNVAGWILELDRGHGIPWEGNYSSWLEQKDKRLAVEEKQESARQKAIKQELEWVRSNPKGRHAKSKARLARFDDLMNQDVQQRNATQEIYIPPGPRLGDLVIEANNLSKRFGDRVLVENLSFNLPKGGIVGIIGANGAGKTTLFRMLVGQEKPDAGELRVGSTVEIAHVDQSRDELEGNKTVWEFVSDGLDNIIVGKYETPSRAYVGRFNFKGTDQQKFIKDLSGGERNRVHLAKLLKSGGNLLLLDEPTNDLDIETLRALEDALLNFPGCAVVISHDRWFLDRIATHILAFEGNSEVVWFEGNYADYEEDKHRRLGTDADNPHRIKYKKLAT, from the coding sequence ATGGCTCAGTATATTTACACCATGAACCGTGTGGGAAAAGTTGTTCCTCCCAAACGTGAAATTTTAAAAGATATCTCCCTCTCCTTTTTCCCCGGTGCGAAAATTGGAATTTTAGGATTAAATGGCTCAGGTAAATCCACACTTCTGCGCATTATGGCAGGTGAAGATAATGATTACATTGGTGAAGCGCGTCCCCAAACAGGCATTCGTATTGGCTATCTTGCCCAAGAACCCCGTTTAAATCCCGATAAAGACGTTCGTGGCAACGTTGAAGAAGGTGTAGGTGAAGTCAAAGCGTTATTAAACCGCTTTGATGAAGTCAGCATGAAATTTGCCGAACCCATGAGCGACGACGAAATGAACGCCCTACTCGAAGAACAAGGACGTTTACAAGATGCCATTGATGCGCTTGGCGGCTGGGAAATTGAACGCACGCTTGAAATTGCCGCCGATGCCCTGCGTTTGCCTGCATGGGATGCCGAGATTAACAAATTGTCAGGCGGGGAAAAACGCCGTGTTGCCCTCTGTCGTTTACTCCTTTCTGCCCCCGACATGTTGTTACTAGACGAACCGACTAACCATTTAGATGCAGAATCCGTTGCATGGTTAGAACGCTTTCTCCAAGACTACAAAGGCACAGTCATTGCCATCACTCACGACCGCTACTTCTTAGACAATGTTGCAGGCTGGATTTTAGAACTTGACCGTGGACACGGCATCCCTTGGGAAGGGAACTACTCCTCATGGTTAGAACAAAAAGATAAACGCCTTGCTGTTGAAGAAAAACAAGAATCTGCGCGCCAAAAAGCCATTAAACAAGAATTAGAATGGGTACGCAGCAACCCCAAAGGTCGCCATGCCAAAAGCAAGGCCCGTCTAGCCCGTTTTGACGACCTAATGAATCAAGACGTACAACAACGCAATGCCACCCAAGAAATTTACATTCCGCCCGGCCCTCGCTTAGGTGATTTAGTGATTGAAGCTAACAACTTATCTAAACGCTTTGGCGACCGTGTTTTAGTGGAAAACTTAAGTTTTAACCTACCCAAAGGGGGAATTGTTGGCATTATTGGCGCAAATGGTGCGGGAAAAACAACCCTATTTCGCATGTTAGTTGGGCAAGAAAAACCTGATGCAGGGGAATTGCGCGTTGGTTCAACGGTAGAAATCGCCCATGTTGACCAAAGCCGTGATGAACTAGAAGGCAATAAAACCGTTTGGGAATTCGTTTCTGATGGCTTAGACAACATCATTGTTGGCAAATACGAAACCCCTTCGCGAGCCTACGTTGGACGTTTCAACTTTAAAGGGACAGACCAACAGAAATTTATTAAAGACCTCTCGGGTGGAGAACGCAACCGCGTTCACCTAGCAAAACTACTAAAAAGTGGTGGCAACCTCCTATTACTGGACGAACCAACCAACGATTTAGATATTGAAACCCTGCGAGCCTTAGAAGATGCGCTACTTAACTTCCCCGGTTGCGCCGTTGTTATTTCCCATGACCGCTGGTTTTTAGACCGCATCGCAACCCACATATTAGCCTTTGAAGGCAATAGTGAAGTGGTTTGGTTTGAAGGCAACTATGCGGATTACGAAGAAGACAAACATCGTCGTTTAGGCACCGATGCGGACAATCCTCATCGGATTAAATACAAAAAACTAGCAACCTAG
- a CDS encoding ATP-binding protein → MKIQKKIVIFMFTMLTLLGIPIIFMGYIIINKIIYELNEKLIAKDLFIIQQDINSAYTRSINATSPENVVSVQQVQQEILDRYKYFRVGDTGYFYILNSNGTVVFHPDLPVGSQFDTPYIKQLIADKQGVLHYRNKDKPYYGVFQTFAEWDWIIVITITEAELFEDRAIYLNFVVITSFLIFAGVLLLSYLSTRGTTKKIQAILQYLKTIERGDLNTPAPKVSHDEIGMILQGILSMVTKLTATNQQLINEIQHRYTTETALLEAKEAAEKARLAAESANRAKSSFLANMSHELRTPLNGILGYTQILQRDKNLTEPQIEGIHIIHSSGEYLLTLINDILDLSKIEANQLDLYPIDFNLHEFLYELVNLFQIRAKEKGISFLYEPVTTLSLGVHGDAIRLRQILINLLSNAIKFTERGGVTFKVGEYEDKVRFQIEDTGIGIHPHDIENIFIPFQQLGEVTRKVAGTGLGLSITKRLVERMGGQIHLESTMSKGSIFWFAVTLPIAVEFKKDEVRKQGAIVAYEGKRHILLIIDDKEKNRTILNNLLNPLGFTLLEASNGQEGLTQALQIRPDLILTDLVMPLMDGFEFTRHLRSFSNLCDIPVIATSSGVFEHHQEESRIAGCNRFITKPIQQEELLSALQQLLNLTWIYASDATKGSMQYESDNEILIPYLPTSQLDILYDLAMMGDINGINKQLERIDKNDPQVSIFIEKIKGLTNNFQVEEICHLLAPYLNQKS, encoded by the coding sequence GTGAAAATACAAAAAAAAATTGTCATCTTTATGTTTACCATGCTGACGTTATTAGGTATCCCTATTATTTTTATGGGGTATATCATCATTAATAAAATTATTTATGAACTAAACGAAAAGCTAATCGCAAAAGACCTTTTTATTATTCAACAGGATATAAACTCTGCTTATACACGCTCAATAAATGCAACATCGCCAGAGAATGTTGTCTCTGTACAACAAGTGCAACAAGAAATTTTAGACCGTTACAAATATTTTCGGGTTGGTGATACAGGATACTTTTATATTCTTAATTCAAACGGCACAGTGGTATTTCATCCTGATTTACCTGTTGGTAGTCAATTTGACACGCCTTATATAAAACAACTCATTGCGGATAAACAAGGCGTTTTACATTATCGTAACAAAGATAAGCCGTATTATGGGGTATTTCAAACCTTTGCCGAATGGGATTGGATTATTGTTATCACCATCACAGAAGCAGAACTATTTGAAGATAGAGCTATTTATTTAAATTTTGTTGTTATTACCAGCTTTTTAATTTTTGCAGGTGTTTTATTATTATCTTACCTTTCTACACGAGGAACAACTAAGAAAATACAGGCTATTTTACAATACCTTAAAACTATTGAACGCGGTGATTTAAACACGCCTGCCCCAAAAGTCAGTCATGATGAAATCGGTATGATTTTACAAGGAATCTTATCGATGGTAACAAAATTGACAGCAACCAATCAGCAATTGATTAATGAAATTCAACATCGTTACACAACCGAAACCGCCTTGTTAGAAGCAAAAGAAGCCGCAGAAAAAGCAAGACTTGCCGCAGAATCTGCCAATCGTGCTAAAAGTTCTTTTCTTGCAAACATGAGTCATGAATTACGGACACCCCTTAATGGAATTTTAGGTTATACACAAATTTTACAACGCGATAAAAATTTAACTGAGCCACAAATAGAAGGTATTCATATCATTCATAGCAGTGGTGAATACTTACTCACACTCATTAATGACATTTTAGACCTTTCAAAAATTGAGGCAAATCAACTAGATTTATACCCAATTGATTTTAACTTACACGAGTTTTTATATGAATTAGTGAATTTATTTCAAATTCGTGCAAAAGAAAAAGGAATTAGTTTTTTGTATGAACCTGTGACGACATTATCACTAGGTGTTCATGGTGATGCGATTCGTTTAAGACAGATTTTGATTAACTTATTGAGTAATGCCATTAAATTTACAGAACGCGGCGGGGTTACTTTTAAAGTCGGCGAATATGAAGACAAAGTCCGTTTTCAAATTGAAGATACAGGTATTGGCATTCATCCACATGATATAGAAAATATTTTTATTCCTTTTCAACAATTAGGTGAGGTAACTCGCAAAGTTGCAGGAACAGGCTTAGGATTATCTATTACAAAACGCCTTGTCGAACGCATGGGAGGACAAATTCATCTGGAAAGTACAATGAGTAAAGGGAGTATTTTCTGGTTTGCAGTTACATTACCCATAGCGGTTGAGTTTAAAAAAGATGAAGTAAGAAAACAAGGTGCAATAGTTGCTTATGAAGGTAAACGACATATTTTATTGATTATAGATGATAAAGAAAAAAATCGTACCATTTTAAACAATTTACTTAATCCATTAGGCTTTACCCTCCTTGAGGCTAGCAACGGGCAAGAAGGCTTAACCCAAGCCTTACAAATTCGTCCCGATTTAATCCTAACAGATTTAGTCATGCCATTGATGGATGGGTTTGAATTTACTAGACATTTACGCTCTTTTTCAAATCTATGTGATATTCCAGTTATTGCTACCTCATCAGGTGTATTTGAGCATCATCAAGAAGAAAGCCGCATTGCAGGTTGCAACCGCTTTATTACAAAACCTATTCAACAAGAAGAACTTTTATCCGCGTTGCAGCAATTACTTAACCTAACATGGATTTATGCGAGCGATGCAACCAAAGGGTCTATGCAATATGAAAGTGACAATGAAATTCTTATCCCCTATTTACCTACATCGCAATTGGATATTCTGTATGATTTAGCCATGATGGGGGATATTAATGGTATAAATAAACAGTTAGAACGTATTGATAAAAATGACCCACAAGTTTCTATTTTTATAGAAAAAATTAAAGGGCTGACAAACAACTTTCAGGTTGAGGAAATCTGTCATTTACTTGCTCCTTATTTAAATCAAAAATCATAA
- a CDS encoding sensor histidine kinase, whose protein sequence is MIPSTDRLVKSVETNQLQEEIKRLQQEKTDLEISLETSIQLADLFAQQLLTRSTELEQRNLEVAAFARTVAHDLKNPLGGMMGVITLLQTECIVNQPISNDFVLRLQWLDQGARQLHGIIQDLLLLAGVSQKGKVETYPLDMTNIVRHVIRERLPHLLEEYKGTIELPPQWELASGYAPWVEGIWANYLSNGLKYGGRPPHLILGSDKTANGELRFWVKDNGKGVPAELQERLFTPFTRLPNRNWVEGTGLGLSIVQQIVTKLGGCVGMEDQEIGSLFYFTLPAATLI, encoded by the coding sequence ATGATTCCATCAACAGACCGCTTAGTGAAATCAGTAGAAACTAACCAATTACAAGAAGAAATAAAACGTCTGCAACAAGAGAAAACTGATTTAGAAATATCCTTAGAAACCAGCATTCAATTAGCGGATTTATTTGCACAACAACTTTTAACCCGTTCAACAGAACTAGAACAACGGAATTTAGAAGTTGCCGCTTTTGCCCGTACCGTTGCGCACGATTTAAAAAATCCGCTAGGCGGCATGATGGGTGTAATAACCCTACTGCAAACAGAATGTATTGTTAATCAGCCAATAAGTAACGATTTTGTATTACGACTACAATGGCTAGACCAAGGCGCGCGGCAACTACATGGGATTATTCAAGATTTATTATTGCTCGCCGGTGTTTCGCAGAAAGGGAAAGTTGAAACCTACCCGTTAGATATGACAAATATCGTAAGGCATGTTATCAGAGAACGCCTACCACATTTGCTAGAAGAATATAAAGGCACTATTGAACTGCCTCCGCAATGGGAACTTGCTAGCGGTTACGCGCCTTGGGTTGAGGGAATTTGGGCAAATTATTTAAGTAATGGTCTAAAATATGGCGGGAGACCTCCACATTTAATCTTAGGGTCTGATAAAACAGCGAATGGTGAACTTCGTTTTTGGGTTAAAGACAATGGCAAAGGCGTTCCAGCAGAATTACAAGAGCGATTATTTACCCCTTTTACACGCTTACCTAACCGTAACTGGGTTGAAGGAACAGGACTGGGTTTATCTATCGTACAACAAATCGTGACTAAGCTAGGAGGATGTGTTGGTATGGAAGACCAAGAAATAGGGAGTTTGTTTTATTTCACATTGCCCGCTGCAACGCTAATCTAA
- a CDS encoding putative bifunctional diguanylate cyclase/phosphodiesterase: protein MQNKTKSTLLLELRELHQRLRKLETEKDDLRISLETSTEHGDLIEYELLNRLAIFRQQFEALEQEKKDLELSLQVVTETTDLFQNELLDARDTLEIEVRRRTSELAENNLKLQAEIAERERAEAQLKLAASVFQASREGIVITDANCHIILINEAFTKLTGYTEFECLGRNPNLLKSGLHEEFFYQNMWEAIDTLGHWGGEIWNRRKNVEVFSCWLSISAVKSEGQQVTHYIGIMTDNTHQRLSEQRIYQLSHYDALTTLPNRALFQDRLQVAIKRAHRENYRLALLFIDLDNFKDVNTAFSHPTGDQLLQNVAHRLLACVNDDNDAVARLGGDEFVVLLDNLKNEQTILQNAADMADRLLRQLQRPFLLEGFEIFISATIGISLYPEDGDDIDELLKHADNAMFEAKQQGRNNYHFYSKPMNVEARKRLTMQNGLRRALENDEFYLCYQPQLDAKTRRVIGAEALIRWQHPQLGLISPNDFIPLAESTGLIIPIGEWALRIACEQNKRWQNEGLPPIRVAVNLSVRQFYHQGLLSSINAALQQSHLDPRWLELEITETLAMTSADKTLKKIQALQDLGISMAIDDFGTGYSSLNYLKQFSLDILKIDKSFIGDIHSTSGKALISTIINMAHSLGMHVTAEGVETLEQLEELETMACEYIQGFIFYKPLLKEDMQQLLIRENSKIVNTLSQ, encoded by the coding sequence ATGCAAAATAAAACTAAATCAACTTTACTCTTAGAATTGAGGGAACTACATCAGCGTTTACGCAAGTTAGAAACAGAAAAAGATGACTTGCGTATTTCCCTTGAAACCAGCACCGAACATGGTGACCTCATTGAATACGAGCTTCTCAATCGCCTAGCAATATTTCGCCAACAGTTTGAGGCGTTAGAACAAGAAAAAAAAGATTTAGAACTTTCTTTACAAGTCGTCACTGAAACAACAGATTTATTTCAAAACGAATTGTTAGATGCACGTGATACGTTAGAAATTGAAGTACGACGACGTACAAGTGAGTTAGCTGAAAACAATCTAAAACTGCAAGCTGAAATTGCTGAACGCGAGCGCGCAGAAGCACAATTAAAACTCGCCGCCAGTGTCTTTCAAGCCAGTCGTGAGGGGATTGTTATTACAGATGCTAATTGTCATATTATTTTGATAAATGAAGCCTTTACAAAGTTGACGGGATATACAGAGTTTGAATGTTTAGGACGCAATCCCAATTTATTAAAATCGGGATTGCACGAGGAGTTTTTTTATCAAAACATGTGGGAGGCTATTGATACGCTGGGACACTGGGGGGGGGAGATTTGGAATCGTCGGAAAAATGTAGAGGTATTTTCTTGCTGGCTCAGTATCAGTGCGGTTAAAAGTGAAGGTCAACAAGTAACGCATTATATTGGGATTATGACGGATAACACCCATCAACGCTTATCTGAGCAGCGTATTTATCAATTATCTCATTATGATGCATTAACAACCCTACCCAACAGGGCTTTATTTCAAGACCGTTTGCAAGTTGCAATTAAGCGTGCGCATCGGGAAAATTACCGCCTCGCTCTCTTGTTCATTGATTTAGATAATTTTAAAGATGTAAATACTGCGTTTAGTCATCCTACAGGTGACCAATTATTACAAAATGTAGCACATCGTTTGTTAGCTTGTGTAAATGATGATAATGATGCGGTTGCACGTTTAGGCGGGGATGAATTTGTTGTTTTACTGGATAATCTAAAAAACGAACAAACTATATTGCAAAATGCAGCCGATATGGCAGATAGGTTGTTGCGCCAGTTGCAACGCCCTTTTTTATTAGAAGGTTTTGAAATCTTTATCAGTGCAACTATTGGTATTAGCTTATATCCCGAAGATGGCGATGATATTGACGAATTATTAAAACATGCAGATAACGCCATGTTTGAGGCAAAACAACAGGGGCGTAATAACTATCACTTTTACAGTAAACCCATGAATGTTGAAGCGCGTAAACGCTTAACTATGCAAAATGGTTTACGTCGTGCCTTAGAAAATGATGAGTTTTATTTGTGTTATCAACCGCAATTAGATGCAAAAACCCGTAGAGTTATCGGGGCAGAAGCCTTGATTCGTTGGCAACATCCACAGCTAGGCTTGATTTCACCAAATGATTTTATCCCGCTTGCGGAATCAACAGGGCTTATTATTCCTATTGGTGAATGGGCGTTGCGGATTGCGTGTGAACAGAATAAACGCTGGCAAAATGAAGGTTTACCGCCCATTCGGGTTGCGGTTAATTTATCTGTGCGACAGTTTTATCATCAAGGCTTATTGAGTAGCATTAATGCGGCGTTACAACAAAGCCATTTAGACCCACGTTGGCTAGAGCTAGAAATCACAGAAACCTTAGCCATGACCAGTGCAGACAAAACTCTAAAGAAAATCCAAGCCTTGCAAGATTTAGGGATTTCAATGGCAATTGATGATTTTGGAACGGGTTATTCTTCACTTAATTATCTGAAACAATTTTCATTAGATATTTTAAAGATTGATAAATCATTTATTGGAGATATTCATTCCACCAGTGGTAAAGCATTAATTTCAACCATTATTAATATGGCACATAGTTTGGGGATGCACGTAACGGCTGAAGGCGTGGAAACATTGGAACAGTTAGAAGAATTAGAGACCATGGCGTGTGAATATATACAGGGCTTTATATTCTACAAGCCTTTATTAAAAGAAGACATGCAACAATTATTAATACGAGAAAATAGCAAAATCGTTAATACGTTAAGTCAGTGA
- a CDS encoding response regulator has protein sequence MMLSETELVLALRQEIAELNQQLLKLAQEKQDLEISLETTTDHADEFERQLLDVRNSLETQVTERTHELAENNARLQREIQERKRIEAVQRNSLLFLQTLLNSISNPIFFKNIEGMYLGCNRAFEQCLGLSEAQIVGHTASDLYSPEIAEEFQQRETELFASTEGKHSYETIMHFADGEAHNVLLNQTTFRSSDGVVAGLVGIIIDITSHKRAEEALRLAKEAAEEANKAKSAFLANMSHELRTPLNAIIGYSEILQEDMPDLGCGELVPDVQKIYAAGKHLLGLINDVLDISKIEAGKMDVYTETFDLTLVISEVVSTIEPLIQTKSNKLDLCCDAAEILGDMHADLTKVRQMLFNLLSNAAKFTEHGTITLTVRRQTEEKDWIIFAVTDQGIGMTPEQISKLFQPFTQADSSTTRKYGGTGLGLTITKRFAEMMGGDIHVKSEYGIGSTFTIKLPAYVVKEANRILAGTNDDVNSTKGDTILVIDDDSVVRELLQNFLCKLGYQVVTASTGEQGLKLAKELKPHAITLDVMMPGMDGWMVLTAIKKDVELINIPVIIVSLIEDKSIGYALGASEYLTKPINRDELSHVLRKYLDKDEKSQHIMLVEDDPVTREMIGSVLKKTGWDIQTAENGRIALEYLPFKQPDLIITDLMMPEMDGFEFVAKLRENPAWRAIPVVVLTAKDITQEDRLLLNHRVEKIFQKSNYQIEELLTELSDCLARLDTKRS, from the coding sequence ATGATGTTATCTGAAACCGAATTAGTCCTTGCGTTGCGTCAAGAAATTGCAGAGCTTAATCAACAACTATTGAAATTAGCGCAGGAAAAACAAGATTTAGAAATTTCGTTAGAAACTACAACTGATCATGCGGACGAATTTGAACGCCAATTATTAGATGTCCGCAACTCACTGGAAACACAAGTGACAGAAAGGACGCATGAACTCGCTGAAAACAACGCCCGCTTACAACGGGAAATACAAGAACGCAAACGCATAGAAGCGGTACAACGCAACAGCCTATTGTTTTTGCAGACGCTACTAAATAGCATTTCTAACCCTATATTTTTTAAAAATATAGAAGGAATGTATTTAGGTTGTAATCGAGCCTTTGAACAATGTTTAGGGCTGTCTGAAGCACAAATCGTTGGACATACCGCCAGTGATTTATACTCACCTGAAATAGCTGAAGAATTTCAACAAAGAGAAACAGAATTATTCGCCTCAACAGAAGGTAAACACTCTTACGAAACTATTATGCACTTTGCCGATGGTGAAGCACATAACGTATTGCTAAATCAAACAACCTTTCGTAGTAGTGACGGGGTTGTTGCTGGATTAGTTGGCATTATCATCGATATCACCTCGCATAAACGGGCTGAGGAAGCCCTGCGCCTTGCGAAAGAAGCGGCTGAAGAAGCAAACAAAGCTAAAAGTGCATTTTTAGCCAATATGAGCCATGAGCTACGTACCCCGCTCAATGCTATTATTGGATATAGTGAAATATTACAAGAAGATATGCCAGACTTGGGTTGTGGCGAATTAGTCCCTGACGTACAAAAAATTTACGCGGCAGGTAAACATTTATTAGGCTTAATCAATGATGTCTTAGATATTTCTAAAATTGAAGCAGGAAAAATGGATGTTTACACAGAAACATTTGATTTAACACTGGTTATCTCAGAAGTTGTTTCTACCATTGAACCCCTTATTCAAACCAAATCGAACAAACTGGATTTATGCTGTGATGCGGCTGAAATCTTGGGCGATATGCACGCGGATTTAACCAAAGTTCGCCAAATGCTATTTAATCTCTTAAGTAATGCCGCCAAATTTACCGAACACGGTACAATAACACTAACCGTTCGTCGCCAAACCGAAGAAAAAGACTGGATTATATTTGCTGTCACTGACCAAGGTATCGGCATGACACCAGAGCAAATTAGTAAATTATTCCAACCATTTACCCAAGCAGACTCATCAACCACCCGCAAATATGGCGGTACAGGCTTAGGCTTAACCATTACCAAACGTTTTGCTGAAATGATGGGCGGTGATATTCACGTAAAAAGCGAATACGGCATTGGTAGCACATTCACCATCAAACTACCCGCCTATGTTGTCAAAGAAGCCAATCGCATATTAGCTGGCACAAACGACGACGTAAACTCGACCAAGGGTGATACGATTTTAGTTATTGATGATGATTCTGTGGTACGTGAATTATTGCAAAACTTCTTATGCAAATTAGGCTACCAAGTGGTTACTGCGAGTACAGGAGAACAAGGTCTAAAACTTGCCAAAGAACTCAAACCACATGCTATCACCCTAGATGTCATGATGCCCGGTATGGACGGCTGGATGGTACTCACCGCCATCAAAAAAGATGTTGAACTGATTAACATTCCCGTCATCATCGTTTCGCTTATTGAAGATAAAAGTATTGGCTACGCTTTGGGGGCGAGTGAATACCTCACCAAACCCATTAATCGGGACGAACTAAGCCATGTACTGCGTAAGTACCTAGATAAAGATGAAAAATCACAACATATTATGCTGGTAGAAGATGACCCCGTCACCCGCGAGATGATAGGAAGTGTCTTGAAAAAAACAGGTTGGGATATACAAACCGCAGAAAATGGACGAATCGCGCTAGAATACCTCCCTTTCAAGCAACCCGATTTAATCATTACCGACCTAATGATGCCAGAAATGGACGGCTTTGAATTCGTTGCTAAACTGCGCGAAAATCCCGCGTGGCGTGCCATTCCTGTTGTCGTGCTAACCGCAAAAGATATTACCCAAGAAGACCGCTTACTACTCAATCATCGTGTTGAAAAAATCTTTCAAAAAAGTAATTACCAAATAGAAGAACTACTAACCGAATTAAGTGACTGTTTAGCCCGTTTAGACACAAAACGCAGCTAA
- a CDS encoding DUF6272 family protein, producing MSQLFGDFSDLEEHAEYLVIGFSPTSIPLKQRWRNNGLSADFIADYLQTFFVGDPEKRAANNNSYIPAKSKNAVKYIANELLENAMKFNNETASFPTKIAFHLFSSRLIFQVVNSVNPDDVERFQGFIKQLLNEDPQELYIQQMEANASSENSKGHSGLGFLSMICDYSAKLSWKFDVVDENPPITIVTTRVALDVS from the coding sequence ATGTCACAATTATTTGGTGATTTTAGCGATTTGGAGGAACATGCCGAATATTTAGTTATTGGCTTTTCCCCTACATCTATCCCTTTAAAACAACGCTGGCGAAATAATGGATTATCTGCTGATTTTATTGCAGATTATTTACAGACTTTTTTTGTCGGTGACCCAGAAAAGCGGGCAGCAAATAACAATAGCTATATTCCTGCAAAAAGCAAAAACGCAGTGAAATATATTGCTAATGAGTTATTGGAAAATGCCATGAAATTCAATAATGAAACAGCAAGTTTCCCGACAAAAATTGCTTTTCATCTGTTTAGTAGTAGATTGATTTTTCAAGTAGTTAATAGTGTGAACCCTGATGATGTTGAGCGATTTCAAGGTTTTATTAAACAATTGCTTAATGAAGACCCTCAGGAGTTATACATTCAACAAATGGAAGCGAATGCTAGTTCAGAAAACAGTAAAGGGCATTCTGGTTTAGGTTTCTTAAGTATGATTTGTGACTATTCTGCTAAATTAAGTTGGAAATTCGACGTTGTAGATGAAAACCCGCCAATTACCATTGTTACAACGCGAGTTGCATTAGACGTGTCTTAA
- a CDS encoding slr1659 superfamily regulator, translating to MQIKTDDYDIAFDTVTNVITCKGSLLLSGSDEYAPLLDLMNNATEQPIEMLTLDVRALEFLNSSGINTMTKFVINVRNKKSLQLTVVGYEQVPWQVRLLKNLQRLMPTLVLQLE from the coding sequence ATGCAAATAAAAACAGATGATTATGATATTGCTTTTGATACTGTAACGAATGTTATCACTTGTAAAGGGTCTTTATTATTGAGCGGTAGTGATGAATACGCGCCATTGCTTGATTTGATGAATAATGCGACTGAACAACCCATTGAGATGTTGACCCTAGACGTGAGAGCATTAGAATTTTTAAACAGTTCAGGGATTAATACGATGACAAAATTCGTTATTAATGTGCGAAATAAAAAGAGTTTACAGCTAACTGTTGTCGGCTACGAGCAAGTTCCTTGGCAAGTGCGGTTATTAAAGAATTTGCAACGTTTAATGCCCACACTGGTTTTGCAACTTGAGTAA